In the Ramlibacter tataouinensis TTB310 genome, one interval contains:
- a CDS encoding M16 family metallopeptidase: MIAMNKQAMGRLLAGVLLALGGQAALAALPIQHWTQPSGARIYLVESRSIPMVDVQVDFDAGGRRDPAGKAGLASVTAGMVDNGVLARDGEPALDENQLGEAWADLGAGFGGSAGSDRMSFSLRSLSYPDLLPKAVALAARQLGEPSFPQDVWQRDRERIAASIRESLTRPATVASLAFQPAVYGDHPYGQETTQATLAAITLEDMRGFYARHVQPCRAKVSIVGDVDRAQADRLAAQLLARLPPQAQRCEPLPPVPEVAPLATPVVQAIPFDSAQAHVLIGQPGYRRSDPDHFPLFVGNYILGGGGFVSRLTTEVREKRGLSYSVYSYFSPGLHAGAFTVGLQTRPDQAAQAVQVVQGTVARFVAEGPTAAELQAAKDNLAGGFALRIDSNRKLLDNVSAIAWNDLPLDYLDTWQQKVRAVTLEQIRAAFGRKLQPGRMVTVTVGAGATPAAAAAR; encoded by the coding sequence ATGATCGCCATGAACAAACAAGCCATGGGCCGGCTGCTGGCCGGCGTGCTGCTCGCCCTGGGCGGCCAGGCCGCGCTCGCCGCCCTGCCCATCCAGCACTGGACCCAGCCCAGCGGGGCCCGCATCTACCTGGTCGAGAGCCGCTCCATCCCCATGGTGGACGTGCAGGTCGATTTCGACGCGGGCGGCCGGCGCGACCCGGCCGGCAAGGCGGGGCTGGCCAGCGTCACTGCCGGCATGGTCGACAACGGCGTGCTCGCGCGCGATGGCGAGCCGGCGCTGGACGAGAACCAGCTGGGCGAGGCCTGGGCCGACCTGGGCGCCGGCTTCGGCGGCAGCGCCGGCAGCGACCGCATGAGCTTTTCGCTGCGTTCGCTGAGCTATCCCGACCTGCTGCCCAAGGCCGTCGCCCTGGCGGCGCGCCAGCTGGGCGAGCCTTCTTTCCCGCAGGACGTGTGGCAGCGTGACCGCGAGCGCATCGCCGCCTCCATCCGCGAGTCGCTCACCCGGCCCGCCACCGTGGCCTCGCTGGCCTTCCAGCCGGCGGTGTACGGCGACCATCCTTACGGCCAGGAGACCACCCAAGCCACGCTCGCCGCCATCACCCTGGAGGACATGCGGGGCTTCTATGCCCGCCATGTGCAGCCCTGCCGGGCCAAAGTGAGCATCGTGGGCGATGTGGACCGGGCCCAGGCCGACCGGCTGGCGGCCCAGCTGCTGGCGCGCCTGCCGCCCCAGGCCCAGCGCTGCGAGCCGCTGCCGCCTGTGCCCGAGGTGGCGCCGCTGGCCACGCCGGTGGTGCAGGCCATCCCCTTCGACTCGGCCCAGGCCCATGTGCTGATCGGCCAGCCCGGCTACCGGCGCAGCGACCCGGACCACTTCCCGCTGTTCGTGGGCAACTACATCCTGGGCGGCGGCGGTTTCGTTTCCCGCCTGACTACCGAAGTGCGGGAAAAACGCGGCCTGTCCTATAGCGTCTACAGCTACTTCTCGCCGGGCCTGCATGCCGGCGCCTTCACCGTGGGCCTGCAGACCCGGCCCGACCAGGCGGCCCAGGCGGTGCAGGTGGTGCAGGGCACGGTGGCGCGCTTCGTCGCCGAAGGCCCGACCGCTGCCGAACTGCAGGCGGCCAAGGACAACCTGGCTGGCGGCTTCGCGCTGCGCATCGACAGCAACCGCAAGCTGCTGGACAACGTGTCGGCGATCGCCTGGAACGACCTGCCGCTGGATTACCTGGACACCTGGCAGCAGAAGGTGCGCGCGGTGACGCTGGAGCAGATCCGCGCCGCTTTCGGGCGCAAGCTGCAGCCGGGACGCATGGTCACCGTTACTGTCGGCGCCGGCGCAACACCCGCTGCGGCGGCGGCGCGCTAA